A single window of [Clostridium] hylemonae DSM 15053 DNA harbors:
- a CDS encoding bifunctional metallophosphatase/5'-nucleotidase yields the protein MKTRRRMRQAMLTVIMLCTLCVSTVLAKNEEKSSRADEVTVLFTHDIHSHLDEFKVADGKVGGFGRLKTALDKERSGNPATFVFDGGDFSMGTLYQTVYETEAAELTMLGRLGYDAVTFGNHEFDYRSEGTANMFHSALENAQDDPSIVLPKFVTANIDWQKNDSKDNRLIQNALEDYGSTPYTVVEREGVRIGVFGVLGEDAEACAPESGLNFEPIVDTSKEVVKELEKEGVDMIVCLSHSGTNEDEDKSEDEILAKEVPQIDVIVSAHTHTKLEEYIKSGDTYIVSAGCYGEYLGDLKMSPTDDGRWELEKYTLHHLDETVVPDAKVNEELATYKKLVNEEYLSRFDYTFDKVLAENGVAFTQMDRFAGELKEDPLGSIIADSYVYAVEQAEGDAYEKVDAAVAPSGTIRDTLQKGALTVSDAFNVCSLGIGADRIPGYPLVSVYLTGAELKTAAEIDVSVSPIMTTAQLYPSGLHWTYNPNRMMLNRVTDAALYDDLSQDSEKTRKELEDDKLYRVVAGLYSAQMLGAVEDTSKGLLKITPKDRDGKAVKDFEKHIIHDKNGAELKEWYALAGYLESFDKNKEGISQIPQHYAKAQGRKEEIDSKNIIELVKQPNKFAFIVYGAVIIIILLLILTVRFLIKRRKKKKNMIY from the coding sequence ATGAAGACAAGAAGGAGAATGCGCCAGGCCATGCTTACGGTCATAATGCTCTGTACATTGTGCGTAAGTACCGTGCTGGCAAAGAACGAGGAGAAAAGCAGCCGGGCGGATGAGGTGACAGTATTGTTTACGCATGATATCCACTCACATCTGGATGAATTCAAGGTGGCGGACGGCAAGGTCGGAGGATTTGGGAGGCTTAAGACAGCGCTTGATAAGGAGCGCAGCGGCAATCCCGCCACATTCGTGTTTGACGGCGGAGACTTTTCCATGGGAACGCTCTACCAGACGGTATATGAGACAGAAGCGGCGGAGCTGACTATGCTGGGCCGTCTCGGGTACGATGCAGTGACATTTGGAAATCATGAATTTGATTACCGGAGCGAGGGAACGGCAAATATGTTTCACAGCGCGCTTGAGAATGCGCAGGACGATCCGTCGATCGTGCTTCCGAAATTTGTGACCGCCAATATCGACTGGCAGAAAAATGATTCAAAAGATAACCGGCTCATTCAGAATGCGCTGGAGGATTACGGAAGCACGCCATACACTGTCGTGGAAAGAGAAGGCGTGCGGATCGGTGTGTTCGGCGTGCTCGGAGAGGATGCAGAGGCGTGCGCGCCGGAGAGCGGGCTTAACTTTGAGCCGATCGTGGACACTTCAAAGGAGGTCGTAAAGGAGCTGGAAAAAGAAGGGGTGGATATGATCGTCTGCCTGTCCCACAGCGGCACAAATGAAGACGAAGACAAGTCGGAGGATGAGATTCTCGCAAAGGAAGTGCCGCAGATCGATGTGATCGTAAGCGCGCATACTCATACGAAGCTTGAGGAATACATCAAAAGCGGCGATACGTATATCGTATCGGCAGGCTGCTACGGAGAATATCTCGGAGACCTTAAGATGTCGCCGACAGACGACGGACGGTGGGAGCTTGAGAAATATACGCTCCATCATCTGGACGAGACGGTCGTTCCCGACGCGAAGGTGAATGAAGAACTGGCCACATACAAAAAACTTGTAAATGAAGAATATCTGAGCAGGTTTGATTATACATTTGACAAGGTACTTGCAGAAAACGGCGTTGCGTTTACGCAGATGGACCGGTTTGCAGGTGAATTAAAGGAAGACCCGCTTGGAAGCATCATCGCGGATTCGTATGTGTATGCGGTGGAACAGGCGGAAGGCGATGCATATGAAAAGGTAGACGCCGCTGTCGCCCCTTCCGGGACGATCAGGGATACCCTTCAGAAAGGAGCGCTGACCGTCTCCGACGCCTTCAACGTATGCTCGCTCGGCATAGGGGCTGACCGCATTCCGGGGTATCCGCTCGTGAGTGTGTACCTGACCGGGGCGGAGCTTAAGACGGCGGCGGAGATCGACGTATCTGTATCACCGATCATGACGACGGCGCAGCTCTATCCGAGCGGCCTGCACTGGACGTACAACCCAAACCGCATGATGCTGAACCGGGTGACGGACGCCGCGCTCTATGACGATCTTTCGCAAGACAGTGAAAAGACCCGAAAAGAACTTGAGGATGATAAACTGTACCGGGTCGTGGCCGGACTATACTCCGCTCAAATGCTCGGGGCGGTGGAGGACACGTCAAAGGGGCTGCTTAAGATCACGCCGAAGGACAGGGACGGCAAAGCGGTCAAGGATTTTGAAAAGCATATCATTCATGATAAAAATGGGGCAGAACTGAAAGAATGGTATGCGCTTGCCGGATATCTGGAATCCTTTGACAAGAATAAGGAGGGCATATCCCAGATTCCGCAGCACTATGCAAAAGCGCAGGGACGCAAGGAAGAGATCGACAGCAAAAACATCATAGAGCTCGTAAAACAGCCGAATAAATTCGCGTTTATCGTATATGGAGCTGTCATAATTATCATTCTTCTCCTTATTTTGACTGTCCGGTTCTTAATAAAAAGGAGAAAAAAGAAGAAAAATATGATATACTAA
- a CDS encoding DUF2156 domain-containing protein, which produces MIEINFKRPQLEDKELISHYFNHHTSRSCERTFVNVYLWAKHYKVEFAVVEDALVFKSESKSGLSFAYPAGEPGQVRKALEVLMEYSRERGSAFSLYNVTPDNFAQLEEWYPGRFKIEYSESDADYVYESEKLATLSGKKLHGKRNHINKFKSTYEGRWSYEPITQDNVEECFQMALKWRNQNGCEDDPDKNSEMCVTLNSLRLFEELELTGGLLRVDGSIIAFTIGEPVCSDTFVVHIEKAFADIQGAYPMINQQFVEHECMDYKYVNREEDTGSEGLRKAKLSYRPVFMVEKGFVTEKEDKGEEAE; this is translated from the coding sequence ATGATAGAAATTAATTTTAAACGCCCGCAGCTTGAAGATAAGGAGCTCATATCTCACTATTTTAACCATCACACGAGCCGGAGCTGTGAGCGGACTTTTGTAAATGTATATCTGTGGGCAAAGCATTATAAAGTGGAATTTGCGGTTGTGGAAGATGCCCTTGTATTTAAGAGTGAGTCGAAAAGCGGACTATCTTTTGCCTATCCGGCCGGAGAACCAGGACAGGTGAGGAAGGCGCTGGAAGTGCTTATGGAGTACAGCCGGGAAAGAGGCTCTGCGTTCAGCCTCTACAACGTGACGCCGGATAATTTTGCGCAGTTGGAGGAATGGTATCCGGGACGGTTTAAGATCGAGTACAGTGAGTCGGACGCGGACTATGTGTATGAGTCTGAAAAGCTTGCCACACTGTCGGGCAAGAAACTGCATGGGAAGAGGAACCATATCAACAAGTTCAAGAGCACGTATGAGGGCCGCTGGAGTTATGAGCCGATCACGCAAGATAATGTGGAAGAATGTTTCCAGATGGCGCTGAAATGGAGAAACCAGAACGGCTGCGAGGACGATCCGGACAAAAATTCAGAGATGTGCGTTACGCTGAATTCGCTTCGTCTCTTTGAAGAGCTTGAGCTTACAGGCGGGCTGCTCAGAGTGGACGGCAGCATCATCGCGTTCACCATCGGCGAACCGGTCTGTTCGGACACCTTTGTCGTGCATATCGAGAAGGCGTTCGCAGACATACAGGGTGCCTATCCGATGATAAACCAGCAGTTTGTAGAGCACGAGTGTATGGATTATAAATATGTGAACCGGGAAGAGGATACCGGATCCGAGGGACTCAGGAAGGCAAAACTGTCCTACCGCCCTGTGTTCATGGTGGAAAAGGGATTTGTGACTGAAAAAGAAGATAAAGGAGAAGAAGCAGAATGA
- a CDS encoding pyridoxal phosphate-dependent aminotransferase, translating into MIAEKMKNMVANSSAIRAMFEEGNRLAGIYGAENVYDFSLGNPNVPAPEAVKTAIKELLDEDDPVALHGYTNSNSGYADVRAAVAKSVNGRFGTHFTEENIVMTVGAAGGLNVILKTLLNPGDEVIAFAPYFGEYRSYTNNYDGVMVEISPNTADFQPKLDEFEQKITPKTKAVIVNTPNNPTGVVYSEDTIRKMAAIMDAKQREFGTDIYLISDEPYRELVYDNAEVPYLTKYYDNTIVGYSYSKSLSLPGERIGYLVIPDEVADSEEVQAAANVATRILGFVNAPTLQQKVVAKCLGEKTDISYYDRNRETLYHGLKECGFECIKPEGAFYLFVKSPVEDEKAFCQAAKKYNILIVPGSSFACPGYVRLAYCVSYETIVNSLPKFKELAAEYFA; encoded by the coding sequence ATGATAGCAGAGAAGATGAAAAACATGGTGGCAAACAGCTCGGCGATCCGGGCGATGTTTGAAGAAGGCAATCGTCTTGCAGGTATTTACGGGGCGGAAAATGTATATGATTTCAGCCTCGGCAATCCGAATGTGCCTGCTCCTGAGGCGGTAAAGACAGCGATCAAAGAGCTGCTTGACGAGGACGACCCGGTCGCGCTGCACGGGTATACGAACAGCAACAGCGGATACGCGGATGTGCGCGCCGCGGTTGCAAAGTCTGTAAACGGGCGGTTCGGCACTCATTTTACGGAAGAGAATATCGTCATGACTGTAGGAGCGGCAGGAGGCCTGAACGTCATTTTAAAGACGCTGCTCAACCCGGGCGACGAGGTGATCGCGTTTGCGCCGTATTTTGGAGAGTACCGCTCTTACACGAACAATTACGACGGGGTGATGGTGGAGATATCGCCGAACACGGCAGATTTTCAGCCAAAACTCGATGAATTTGAACAGAAGATCACGCCGAAGACGAAGGCGGTCATCGTAAATACACCGAACAATCCGACCGGGGTCGTCTATTCCGAGGATACGATCCGGAAAATGGCGGCTATAATGGACGCAAAACAGCGGGAGTTCGGCACGGATATCTATCTGATCTCCGATGAGCCGTACCGCGAGCTTGTGTATGACAACGCGGAAGTGCCGTATCTCACAAAATATTACGATAATACGATCGTCGGCTATTCCTACAGCAAGTCGCTGTCGCTTCCGGGAGAGAGGATCGGGTATCTTGTGATCCCCGACGAGGTGGCGGACAGTGAAGAAGTGCAGGCGGCGGCCAATGTTGCCACGCGTATCCTCGGGTTCGTCAATGCCCCGACGCTGCAGCAGAAGGTAGTGGCCAAATGTCTCGGGGAGAAGACAGATATCTCTTATTATGACAGAAACAGAGAGACGCTGTATCACGGCCTGAAAGAATGCGGGTTTGAATGCATTAAGCCGGAGGGCGCTTTCTACCTGTTCGTAAAATCGCCGGTGGAGGACGAGAAAGCGTTCTGCCAGGCGGCGAAGAAATATAACATACTGATCGTTCCGGGAAGTTCCTTTGCCTGCCCGGGATACGTACGGCTTGCATACTGCGTGTCATATGAGACGATCGTAAACTCACTGCCAAAGTTCAAAGAACTGGCGGCAGAATATTTTGCCTGA
- the hisC gene encoding histidinol-phosphate transaminase codes for MKAFEQNIRKVEPYVPGEQPQRRVIKLNTNENPYPPAPGVTKALREMDADCLRLYPDPEADVLVRELADYYHVGKDQVFVGVGSDDVLSMCFLTFFNSDKPILFPDITYSFYKVWAGLYKIPYECQKLSDDFHMVKEDYYKENGGVIFPNPNAPTALYEELDTVEDIIAHNEDVVVIVDEAYIDFAGRSALELLDKYNNLLVVQTFSKARSMAGMRIGYAIGSPLLIKYLNDAKYSFNSYTMNAASLVCGAEAVKDRAYFEDRVRAVVETREWAKVELGKLGFRFPDSGANFIFATHPDHDAKELFEALKANDIYVRYWGSERIKQYLRISIGTREEMTALFSFLNKYMNR; via the coding sequence ATGAAAGCATTCGAACAGAATATCCGTAAAGTAGAACCATATGTTCCCGGTGAACAGCCGCAGCGCAGGGTGATCAAACTGAACACGAACGAAAATCCGTATCCGCCTGCGCCGGGCGTCACAAAGGCGCTCAGAGAGATGGATGCGGATTGTCTGCGCCTATATCCGGATCCAGAGGCGGACGTACTTGTGAGAGAACTGGCGGACTATTATCACGTCGGGAAAGACCAGGTCTTTGTGGGAGTCGGGTCAGACGATGTACTGTCCATGTGTTTCCTGACATTTTTTAATTCAGATAAGCCCATATTGTTTCCTGATATCACTTATTCTTTTTATAAAGTGTGGGCCGGACTGTACAAGATCCCGTACGAATGCCAGAAGCTCAGTGATGATTTCCACATGGTGAAGGAAGATTACTATAAGGAGAACGGGGGAGTGATCTTTCCGAATCCGAATGCCCCCACAGCGCTTTACGAGGAGCTTGATACGGTAGAAGATATCATTGCCCACAATGAGGACGTGGTCGTCATTGTAGATGAAGCGTACATTGATTTTGCCGGACGCTCTGCCCTGGAGCTGCTGGATAAATATAATAATCTGCTAGTGGTGCAGACGTTCTCAAAAGCCCGCTCCATGGCCGGCATGCGTATCGGCTATGCCATCGGCAGTCCTCTGCTCATAAAATATCTCAACGATGCCAAGTATTCATTTAATTCTTATACGATGAATGCGGCTTCTCTTGTGTGTGGGGCGGAGGCCGTGAAAGACAGGGCGTATTTTGAGGACAGAGTCCGCGCGGTCGTTGAGACGAGGGAATGGGCGAAGGTGGAACTTGGGAAGCTTGGATTCCGGTTCCCGGACTCCGGCGCCAACTTTATTTTTGCCACGCATCCCGACCATGATGCGAAAGAACTGTTTGAGGCGCTGAAAGCAAACGATATCTATGTACGTTACTGGGGCAGTGAGCGGATAAAACAGTACCTGAGGATCAGCATCGGGACGAGGGAAGAAATGACAGCATTGTTTTCATTTTTAAATAAATATATGAACAGATAA
- a CDS encoding COG2426 family protein encodes MTETLVQNIIDVLGGSMGKEAIVFIISMIPILELRGALLVAGPLLGVPVATAIPLCIIGNIIPVPFILWLITPIFNWMKGTRKLKPMVDKLEAKAMSKSDKIEKYEFWGLVLFVGIPLPGTGAWTGALIASLLGVKFKKAFPAIILGILMATVIMWFISYVLLGGVNLLG; translated from the coding sequence ATGACAGAAACATTAGTGCAGAATATTATTGACGTGCTGGGCGGCAGCATGGGGAAAGAGGCGATCGTATTTATCATATCCATGATACCGATCCTGGAGCTGAGAGGGGCGCTTCTCGTGGCAGGTCCCCTGCTCGGTGTACCGGTTGCCACCGCGATACCGCTCTGTATTATCGGAAATATCATTCCGGTGCCCTTTATTCTCTGGCTGATCACACCTATTTTCAACTGGATGAAGGGTACGAGGAAGCTGAAGCCTATGGTGGATAAGCTGGAGGCAAAAGCGATGAGTAAAAGCGATAAGATTGAAAAATATGAATTCTGGGGACTTGTACTGTTTGTCGGCATCCCTCTTCCTGGGACCGGGGCCTGGACCGGGGCGCTCATCGCGTCGCTGCTTGGCGTTAAATTTAAAAAAGCCTTCCCAGCTATCATATTGGGAATTTTAATGGCAACAGTCATTATGTGGTTTATCAGCTATGTGCTGCTCGGAGGTGTAAATCTGTTAGGATAG
- a CDS encoding AraC family transcriptional regulator, which yields MEYSHEIIMPNDDIPFKMFVFEGRNGNYMREKHWHRSIEIFALFEGELEFYVNELRYSLKPGEFMLVNSNEIHSIHSPKKNMTIVLQIPLATFEKYYTEERFIYFSHSSRLQDEEVMKLIGDMYETYAKKKCGYELKVQSQFYMLIYLMVTKYRETDVDGEMVKHNRKLNKLSTITAYMKDNYARDLSLDSLSQTFGYSPTYLSRMFQKYARMNYKTYLDNLRLEHAYKDLVNTEQAIGEIAIQNGFPNSKSFSKVFQKKYGMLPSEFRKEHNT from the coding sequence ATGGAATATTCTCATGAGATCATAATGCCAAACGACGACATCCCGTTTAAAATGTTTGTGTTTGAAGGAAGGAACGGCAATTATATGCGCGAGAAGCACTGGCACCGTTCCATTGAGATATTTGCGCTCTTTGAGGGGGAGCTGGAGTTCTACGTCAATGAGCTGAGATATTCCCTGAAGCCGGGAGAGTTTATGCTTGTCAATTCAAATGAGATCCATTCCATTCACTCCCCGAAGAAGAATATGACCATTGTGCTTCAGATTCCTCTTGCCACATTTGAAAAATACTATACAGAGGAACGTTTTATTTATTTTTCCCACAGCTCAAGGCTTCAGGACGAAGAAGTCATGAAGCTGATAGGAGATATGTATGAGACATATGCCAAGAAGAAATGTGGTTATGAATTAAAGGTTCAGAGCCAGTTTTATATGCTCATCTATCTCATGGTAACAAAGTACAGGGAGACAGATGTGGACGGTGAGATGGTAAAGCACAACCGGAAGCTGAATAAACTCTCTACGATCACGGCGTATATGAAAGATAATTACGCAAGGGATCTGTCTCTTGACAGCCTGTCCCAGACATTCGGCTATTCCCCTACCTACCTGTCCAGAATGTTTCAGAAATATGCCAGGATGAATTATAAGACATACCTGGACAATCTGCGGCTGGAACACGCATACAAAGATCTCGTCAATACGGAACAGGCCATAGGAGAGATCGCCATACAGAACGGCTTTCCGAACAGCAAGTCGTTCTCAAAGGTATTCCAGAAGAAATACGGAATGCTGCCGAGTGAATTCAGAAAGGAACATAATACTTGA
- a CDS encoding DUF4867 family protein: MEIQNVKDEAFKTYGRVLEEYDVCRLRKEMEHTPLPSDSVIYVPSVEELEALPAAECFRDMAYGGLPIQVGYCNGSNHAMNALEYHRCSEINVAVTDLILLLGRQQDLEADYTYDTSKAEAFFVPAGTVLEVYATTLHYAPCTASGSGFRCVVILPKGTNTELDFLVSKEGEGKLMTARNKWLIAHREAGIEGAFCGLKGSNITV, from the coding sequence ATGGAAATACAGAATGTAAAAGACGAAGCTTTTAAAACATACGGCCGGGTGCTGGAAGAATATGACGTATGCCGGCTGAGGAAGGAGATGGAGCACACGCCGCTCCCGTCGGACAGCGTTATCTATGTACCGTCCGTAGAAGAACTGGAGGCACTTCCGGCTGCGGAGTGCTTCAGGGATATGGCGTACGGCGGACTGCCCATTCAGGTCGGCTACTGCAACGGCAGCAATCATGCGATGAACGCGCTGGAATACCACCGCTGCTCGGAGATAAATGTAGCGGTGACGGACCTGATCCTGCTGCTCGGCAGACAGCAGGACCTGGAGGCGGACTATACGTACGATACTTCAAAGGCAGAAGCGTTCTTTGTTCCGGCAGGTACAGTGCTGGAAGTGTATGCGACGACGCTTCACTATGCGCCCTGCACGGCATCCGGAAGCGGGTTCCGGTGCGTCGTCATACTGCCGAAGGGCACGAACACGGAACTGGATTTCCTCGTGTCCAAAGAAGGAGAGGGAAAGCTTATGACTGCCAGGAACAAATGGCTCATAGCCCACAGGGAAGCGGGGATCGAAGGCGCGTTCTGCGGTCTGAAAGGAAGCAATATCACTGTATAG
- a CDS encoding L-fucose/L-arabinose isomerase family protein yields MNNMPEVKIGVVAVSRDCFPESLSVTRRQNLMKAYTDKYGEEGIYECPVCIVESEIHMVQALEDVKRAGCNALVVYLGNFGPEISETLLARHFDGPKMFIAAAEETGDDLVQGRGDAYCGMLNASYNLKLRNVQAYIPEYPVGDASDCADMIHEFVPIAKALVGLSDLKIISFGPRPLNFLACNAPIKQLYNLGVEIEENSELDLFEAFHKHAGDERIPAVVKEMEAELGSGNKKPEILQKLAQYELTLKDWVEEHKGYRKYVAIAGKCWPAFQTQFGFVPCYVNSRLTAQGIPVSCEVDIYGALSEFIGTVVSGDTVTLLDINNTVPKDMYEQEIKGKYSYGLQDTFMGFHCGNTAAGKLSFCEMKYQMIMARTLPEEVTQGTLEGDILPGDITFYRLQSTADNVLRAYIAHGEVLPVATRSFGGVGVFAIPEMGRFYRHVLIEGGYPHHGAVAFGHYGKALFEVFKYIGVPVEEIGYNQPAGVRYPTENPWR; encoded by the coding sequence ATGAATAACATGCCAGAAGTAAAGATCGGAGTTGTGGCCGTCAGCCGCGACTGTTTTCCGGAGAGTCTGTCCGTGACAAGAAGACAGAACCTGATGAAAGCCTACACGGACAAATACGGAGAAGAAGGGATCTATGAATGCCCCGTCTGTATCGTGGAGAGCGAGATCCATATGGTCCAGGCGCTGGAGGATGTAAAGAGAGCAGGGTGCAACGCTCTTGTCGTATATCTGGGGAACTTTGGACCCGAGATATCGGAGACGCTGCTTGCCAGACATTTTGACGGCCCGAAGATGTTCATCGCGGCAGCGGAGGAGACAGGCGATGACCTCGTACAGGGCAGAGGAGACGCATACTGCGGCATGCTGAACGCCAGCTATAACCTGAAGCTCAGGAATGTACAGGCATATATACCGGAATATCCGGTGGGAGACGCTTCCGACTGTGCGGACATGATCCATGAATTTGTGCCGATAGCGAAAGCGCTCGTCGGACTTTCTGATCTGAAGATCATAAGCTTTGGCCCGCGGCCCCTTAATTTCCTGGCGTGCAATGCCCCGATCAAGCAGCTTTATAATCTGGGGGTAGAGATAGAGGAAAACTCAGAACTCGACTTGTTTGAGGCGTTCCATAAACATGCAGGGGATGAGAGGATACCGGCTGTCGTTAAGGAGATGGAAGCAGAACTCGGCAGCGGCAACAAGAAGCCGGAGATACTTCAGAAGCTCGCCCAGTATGAGCTTACACTGAAAGACTGGGTGGAGGAGCATAAAGGGTACCGGAAATATGTGGCCATCGCAGGGAAATGCTGGCCGGCCTTCCAGACGCAGTTCGGATTTGTCCCCTGTTATGTGAACAGCCGTCTGACTGCACAGGGAATTCCGGTGTCCTGCGAGGTGGACATCTACGGGGCGCTGAGCGAGTTCATCGGAACTGTTGTGAGCGGGGATACGGTGACGCTTCTGGATATCAACAATACTGTGCCGAAAGATATGTACGAGCAGGAGATAAAAGGTAAGTACAGCTACGGCCTGCAGGATACATTTATGGGCTTCCACTGCGGAAATACGGCGGCCGGGAAACTGTCATTCTGTGAGATGAAATATCAGATGATCATGGCGAGGACCCTTCCGGAAGAAGTGACACAGGGGACGCTGGAAGGAGACATCCTGCCGGGAGACATCACGTTCTACCGTCTGCAGAGTACGGCGGACAATGTTCTGAGAGCTTACATAGCACACGGGGAGGTACTTCCGGTGGCCACCAGATCCTTCGGCGGGGTAGGTGTGTTTGCGATTCCTGAGATGGGCCGGTTCTACCGTCATGTGCTGATCGAGGGCGGTTATCCGCATCACGGGGCCGTGGCATTCGGTCATTACGGAAAGGCTTTGTTTGAAGTGTTCAAATATATCGGCGTGCCGGTGGAGGAGATTGGATACAATCAGCCGGCAGGAGTGAGATATCCTACAGAGAACCCATGGAGGTAG
- the xylB gene encoding xylulokinase — MLYIGIDLGTSAVKLLLMDEEGSIKNIVSKEYPLFFPHPGWSEQHPEDWYEKSMEGIRELTEGYDRSKVAGISFGGQMHGLVALDDRDEVIRPAILWNDGRTGEETDYLNDVVGKDRLSQYTANIAFAGFTAPKILWMKKNEPENFARMAKIMLPKDYLAYRLSGSFCTDVSDASGMLLMDVKNRCWSREMMDICGIKEEQLPRLYESYEIVGTLKKEVAGELGLSADVKVIAGAGDNAAAAVGTGTVGDGMCNISLGTSGTIFISSRKFGVDEHNALHSFAHADGNYHLMGCMLSAASCNKWWAEDILKTKDYAAEQEAIHALGENNVFYLPYLMGERSPHNDPKARAMFIGMSMDTTRADMTQAVLEGVAFGLRDSLEVARSLGVSIERTKICGGGAKSPLWKKIIANVMDMKVDVIESEEGPALGGAMLAAVGCGEYPDVETIAKKIVKVVDTVEPEPELVEKYEEKYSRFKKIYPTVKCLYR; from the coding sequence ATGTTATACATAGGAATTGATTTAGGGACATCGGCGGTAAAGCTTCTGCTGATGGACGAAGAAGGAAGCATAAAAAATATCGTATCCAAAGAATATCCGCTGTTCTTCCCGCATCCCGGATGGTCTGAACAGCATCCTGAGGACTGGTACGAAAAGTCCATGGAGGGCATACGGGAACTGACGGAAGGTTACGACAGGAGCAAGGTGGCGGGTATCAGCTTCGGCGGACAGATGCACGGTCTTGTGGCGCTGGATGACAGGGACGAGGTCATCCGTCCGGCTATTCTATGGAATGACGGAAGAACAGGGGAAGAGACCGATTATCTGAATGATGTGGTCGGCAAAGACAGGCTGTCACAATATACGGCGAACATCGCCTTTGCAGGTTTTACCGCGCCTAAGATCCTCTGGATGAAAAAAAATGAGCCGGAGAACTTCGCCAGAATGGCAAAGATCATGCTGCCGAAAGATTATCTGGCGTACCGGCTGTCCGGGTCATTCTGCACAGACGTCTCGGACGCGTCCGGCATGCTGCTCATGGATGTGAAGAACCGCTGCTGGTCCAGAGAGATGATGGACATATGCGGCATAAAAGAAGAACAGCTTCCGAGATTATATGAGAGCTACGAGATCGTCGGAACTTTAAAGAAAGAAGTGGCCGGGGAGCTTGGGCTCTCCGCGGATGTCAAAGTGATCGCCGGCGCGGGGGACAATGCGGCAGCCGCAGTCGGTACGGGAACGGTCGGGGACGGCATGTGCAACATTTCTCTCGGAACTTCCGGTACGATCTTTATCTCCAGCAGGAAATTCGGGGTGGACGAACACAATGCGCTCCATTCTTTTGCGCATGCAGACGGGAATTATCATCTCATGGGCTGTATGCTCAGCGCCGCGTCGTGTAATAAATGGTGGGCGGAGGATATACTGAAGACGAAGGATTACGCCGCGGAGCAGGAAGCGATCCATGCACTCGGTGAGAACAATGTATTCTATCTGCCCTATCTCATGGGAGAGCGCTCTCCTCACAATGACCCGAAGGCGAGAGCTATGTTCATCGGAATGTCCATGGATACGACGAGAGCCGACATGACGCAGGCCGTGCTGGAAGGGGTTGCGTTTGGTCTGCGCGATTCCCTTGAAGTGGCGAGAAGTCTCGGTGTCAGCATAGAGCGCACGAAGATATGCGGAGGGGGCGCAAAGAGTCCTCTCTGGAAAAAGATCATTGCCAATGTCATGGATATGAAGGTGGATGTGATCGAGAGTGAAGAAGGGCCGGCGCTTGGCGGCGCCATGCTGGCGGCTGTCGGGTGCGGCGAATACCCGGATGTGGAGACGATCGCGAAGAAGATCGTAAAAGTAGTGGACACAGTGGAGCCGGAGCCGGAACTGGTAGAGAAATACGAGGAAAAATACAGCCGGTTCAAAAAGATATATCCGACAGTAAAATGTTTATACCGATAA
- a CDS encoding DUF1294 domain-containing protein, translated as MAFFVFYLIFVNVLSFLLFGADKSRAVNRERRIPERTLLFTALIGGSLGAETGMLCFRHKTKHARFRIGIPAVLIIQLLIGINILLSDISF; from the coding sequence ATGGCATTCTTTGTTTTTTATCTTATATTTGTCAACGTACTTTCATTTTTACTTTTTGGAGCGGACAAGTCAAGGGCTGTAAACCGGGAAAGACGCATACCGGAACGCACTCTTTTATTCACGGCGCTCATCGGCGGCAGCCTCGGCGCGGAAACGGGCATGCTCTGTTTCCGTCACAAAACAAAGCACGCCCGCTTCCGTATCGGCATTCCTGCCGTCCTTATCATACAGCTTCTTATCGGTATAAACATTTTACTGTCGGATATATCTTTTTGA